CTAGGCGCTTCAAAATTGAAGACGATTCTCAGTATTATTCTTCCAAGTGCCATGCCAGGCATTATAACAGCGGTGATATTAAGTATTGGTAGAGTTGTTGGAGAGACAGCGGCAGTATATTTAACAGCAGGAATGGTACCTAGAGTCGCTGGCAGTATTATGGAGTCTGGCAGAACCTTATCGGTACATCTCTATATATTAGCAAAAGAAGGGATTTCCTTTCAGCAAGCAGATGCAACTGCCTTTGTATTGATTCTGATCGTATCCATTATAAACTTTATAGCAAATAAAATCGCATCAAGACTAAAAAGAATATAGTCTTTAGAAAAATTTGAATCGGCGAAGGAATAAGATGGGAGGCAAACAAATGTCTAAAATTGTTGTTGAAGATTTAGATTTATATTATGGCGCGTTTCAGGCCCTACAAGATATTTCTTTAAACATAGAAGAAAAGAAAGTCACCGCGTTAATCGGTCCTTCCGGTTGTGGAAAATCAACATTTTTAAGAACGCTAAACAGAATGAACGATTTGATTGACAATGTGCGGATAGAGGGTAAATTGGAATTAGACGGAAAAGATATTTACAGTAAAGACTTAGATGTGGTAGCTCTTAGAAGACGAGTAGGAATGGTGTTTCAAAAGCCCAATCCTTTTCCAAAATCTATCTATGAAAACGTCGTATATGGACCCAGGTCCTACGGTGTAAAATCGAAAATAGAGTTAGATTCAATTGTAGAGAAAAGTTTAAAGAAGGCGGCTTTATGGGATGAGGTAAAGGACCGATTGAATAAATCTGCCCTTGGATTATCGGGTGGACAGCAGCAAAGGCTATGTATTGCCAGAGCATTGGCAATGGAGCCTGAAATATTGCTGATGGATGAGCCTACATCTGCATTAGATCCGATTGCTACTGCTAAAATAGAAGAACTTGTATCAGAAATTAAAAAGGAGTATACCATCGTAATTGTGACACATTCCATGCAGCAAGCAGCAAGAATATCCGATTTTACGGCATTCTTCTTAATGGGCCAGTTAATCGAAGTGGGTAAAACGAAGGAGATTTTCACCATGCCGAGAGATAAACGAACAGAGGATTATATTACAGGTCGATTTGGCTAAGGAGGTATAAAATGAGAGAAAAATTTACAAATCAATTAAGGGAGCTTAATCTTAAGATGTTGAAAATGGGTGCTATGGTAGAGCATATCATTGATCTGTCCATTGAGGCTCTAGTGAAACGAGATTTAGAGCTGGCAGGAAAGATTAATAAACTAGATGATGAAATTGACGAATTAGAGCTTGAAATAGAAATTGAATGTATGCAGATATTGGCACTGCAACAGCCTATGGCAAAAGATCTAAGGGTTATAGGTACCATATTGAAGATCATAACCGACTTAGAGCGTATGGGGGATCATGCCGTGAATATTGCGAAGACCACGATTAAGATAGGAAATGCCCCTCTAATTAAACCATTAATCGATATCCCTAGAATGTCGAAGCTGTCTCAAGATATGGTAAGCAAAAGTCTGGATGCCTTTATGAAGGAAGATATAGAACTGTCTAGAGCCATAGCAGCAGAGGATGAATTGGTAGATAAAATCTATGAGGATATTTATATGGAGCTGATCGGAATGATGATAGAAAAACCGGAAATTATTGAACAGGCGACACATCTTCTATTCATTGGTAGGTTTTTAGAGCGGATTGCAGATCACGCCACCAATATAGGGGAAAGAGTGATCTATATGGTGACTGGAGAACGTGTTGAGATTAATTAATAAAAATACACGAAATTATAGTTCTGAGCATATGGGCCTAAGCACACAAATTACCTGCAATAAAGTATGGGTTATTTAACGGGTTATTAACTATAAGTTAATGTAGACTTAATTTCTATCTGAATATAAAGATGTATACTATAGATAGAAATTAAAGGAGAGGTGATTGGATGAAGCTTAATTTATGTATTGATATTGATGGAACGATTACAGATGCATACTATTGGTTAGAGCGAGCAAATCAGTATTTTGGAAAAAATTTAAAACCCAAGGATGTTACTACCTATGACATTCATGAAGTATTAAGGATTCCAAGAGAAGAGTACGATAAGTTTTATGAATTATATAGCAAAGAGATCCATCTGGAAGCGGAAGTTAGAGAAAATGCGCAGAATGCACTTGTAAGCTTAAATAGTAAAAATAATATTTTCTATGTTACAGCAAGAAGTCAGAGAATGAAAAGCATAACCGAAGAGTGGTTTCACAAAAACAATTTACCGAAAGGGAAGCTATATTTATTAGGATCTCACTATAAGGTAGATCAAGCGAAAGAACTATCCTGCCATATTTTTATAGAAGATCGCTATGAAAATGCATTGGAAATTGCAGCGGCTGGGTTTAAGGTGCTATTGATGGATTGTTACTATAATCGAAAAGAATTGATGCCAGGTATAACAAGGGTTTTCAACTGGGTAGAGGTCTATAATGAAATCGAAAAATATAGGGAAGAAATTATAAAAGGAACCATTAAAATTGCTTAATCGTTCCTTTTATTGTGTTTATTTATTTTATTGGACCCATGCGGTCATGTGATGCTCTTTAGTTTAAAATCAACTCGTCAACTTTAACACCCAATACTTTGGCCAATACAACTACTTTATTGAGGGAAGGATTTTTTTTAGCTCCCCGTTCCAGCTCTTCAATATAGCTTTTCGAGATATGCGTTAAGTTGGAAATATCCAAGGTGGTGTATCCTTTGATATTTCTTAGCTCTCTAACTTTTAAACCATTCAGCATAAAATTCCTCCTTTAAATTAGAAGCTTCAATCATCTAATCGGTATGGTCTAATTTACATTAAAGGTGCATCTCAATTAAATTATATAAAATTAACTTAAACTTTGCTTTAACAACAAGTTAAGTTTTAGTAAATATATAAAATTTGCTTCAATATTGTAGGAAAACGAACGATTTTCACATAGTATTTACTATTAAAAACTTGTTTTAAAAATATAAAAATTATGGTATGATAGTATGGCATGATATTATGATACAATTATAACAATTACGGAGGTGTTTGGTTGTGGATAAGCAACAAAAAGCTGCACTTATTATAATGCCTATAGTAGCGATTGGTATTTTAGCTGGTGGAATGTTTATGTCAAACAAAGGAGCTACAGCTTCAGCTGCTACTTATACAGATGGGGTATATGAAGGTGTAGGAGAAGGATTCGCTGGACCAATTAAGGTTAAGGTTGAAGTTGCAGGTGGAAAAATTGCTTCTATAGATTTATTAGAGCATAGTGAGACACCGGGAATCGGTGATGTAGGAGCGCAAAATGTTATTGACAGCATTATAGCAGAACAAAAGGCAGATGTAGATGTATCTTCTGGCGCAACGTTCTCAAGTAACGGTGTAATGGAAGCCGTTAAGAATGCCCTAAGCGCTGCTGGCGGAACACAAAGCTTTACTGATGGAGAATTCGAAGGTACTGGTGAGGGCTTCGGAGGACCAATTAAAGTTAAAGTCGTAGTTTCTGGTGGAAAGATCACTGGGATCGAGCTATTAGAAAATAGCGAGACACCAGGCTTAGGAGATGTAGGCGCACAAAATGTTATCGATAGCATCATAGCAGAACAGAAGACAGATGTAGATGTATCTTCTGGTGCAACATTCTCAAGTAACGGTGTAATGGAAGCGGTTAAAAATGCTTTAGCTGGTGGAACTGCAGGCGCTAAGGAAGAGCCAGCAGAAGAAGCAGTTGAAGAAGTTGAATTTATAGATGGCGTTTATGAAGGAGCTGCAGAAGGTTTCCATGGCGATATCAAAGTAAAAGTAGAAGTTAAAGATGGTAAGCTTGTAAGCATCGAAGTTTTAGAGCACGGTGAAACTGAGGGCTTAGGAGATGTTGCATTAACAGAGCTATCCAATGCAATGATCGAAAAACAAACGGTAGCAGTGGATGGTAAAACAGGAGCAACCTATTCTAGTAAAGGAATTCAAGCTGCTGTGATTAATGCATTAAAGAGTGAGGCAATGGCTACTGCAGAAGCAACAGACAAAAAAGCTGAAGAAGTGAAAGTGGAAGATAAGAAGGAAGAAGCTAAAGAAGAGCCTAAAAAAGAAGAGCCTAAAAAAGAGGAAGCTAAACCAGCGGAACCTGCTAAGGCAGATGGCTTTAAAGATGGTACCTACGTAGGAAAAGCGGAAGGTTTCTACGGTAACATCGAAATGAAGGTTACCATTGCTGGAGGAAAAATCTCAGACGTTACAATTAACAAAA
Above is a genomic segment from Alkaliphilus oremlandii OhILAs containing:
- the phoU gene encoding phosphate signaling complex protein PhoU, with the protein product MREKFTNQLRELNLKMLKMGAMVEHIIDLSIEALVKRDLELAGKINKLDDEIDELELEIEIECMQILALQQPMAKDLRVIGTILKIITDLERMGDHAVNIAKTTIKIGNAPLIKPLIDIPRMSKLSQDMVSKSLDAFMKEDIELSRAIAAEDELVDKIYEDIYMELIGMMIEKPEIIEQATHLLFIGRFLERIADHATNIGERVIYMVTGERVEIN
- the pstB gene encoding phosphate ABC transporter ATP-binding protein PstB, which encodes MSKIVVEDLDLYYGAFQALQDISLNIEEKKVTALIGPSGCGKSTFLRTLNRMNDLIDNVRIEGKLELDGKDIYSKDLDVVALRRRVGMVFQKPNPFPKSIYENVVYGPRSYGVKSKIELDSIVEKSLKKAALWDEVKDRLNKSALGLSGGQQQRLCIARALAMEPEILLMDEPTSALDPIATAKIEELVSEIKKEYTIVIVTHSMQQAARISDFTAFFLMGQLIEVGKTKEIFTMPRDKRTEDYITGRFG
- a CDS encoding FMN-binding protein is translated as MDKQQKAALIIMPIVAIGILAGGMFMSNKGATASAATYTDGVYEGVGEGFAGPIKVKVEVAGGKIASIDLLEHSETPGIGDVGAQNVIDSIIAEQKADVDVSSGATFSSNGVMEAVKNALSAAGGTQSFTDGEFEGTGEGFGGPIKVKVVVSGGKITGIELLENSETPGLGDVGAQNVIDSIIAEQKTDVDVSSGATFSSNGVMEAVKNALAGGTAGAKEEPAEEAVEEVEFIDGVYEGAAEGFHGDIKVKVEVKDGKLVSIEVLEHGETEGLGDVALTELSNAMIEKQTVAVDGKTGATYSSKGIQAAVINALKSEAMATAEATDKKAEEVKVEDKKEEAKEEPKKEEPKKEEAKPAEPAKADGFKDGTYVGKAEGFYGNIEMKVTIAGGKISDVTINKMDETEGIGDVAVKKIAENAKAKNTGNLDTISGATVSSTGAITAIKNALSQAK
- a CDS encoding 5' nucleotidase, NT5C type; translation: MKLNLCIDIDGTITDAYYWLERANQYFGKNLKPKDVTTYDIHEVLRIPREEYDKFYELYSKEIHLEAEVRENAQNALVSLNSKNNIFYVTARSQRMKSITEEWFHKNNLPKGKLYLLGSHYKVDQAKELSCHIFIEDRYENALEIAAAGFKVLLMDCYYNRKELMPGITRVFNWVEVYNEIEKYREEIIKGTIKIA
- a CDS encoding helix-turn-helix domain-containing protein, encoding MLNGLKVRELRNIKGYTTLDISNLTHISKSYIEELERGAKKNPSLNKVVVLAKVLGVKVDELILN